The segment ATgcttaaaatataattcatatctTAACTGGTTTCGATGGTATTGATGTGTCTTCACACTCTGAAAAAGAACTATGGCAGCCTcattttcaatgcaaatttgGCCCCAAGTTGATCCTTCAAATACTGATCAGCTTCTCATTATCTCTGCTCTTACTATAACCACTTTCTCGCCTGAAGAAACCTCATTTGCTCGATTACCTTCTACAGAGGATATCACTAAAGTATTACTCAAGATAAATCCTAATTGTTGTGAAAAAACGCGAATCAAACTTGAAGAAGAATAAAGAGCAAAAAGAATTAAGGAAAATACCCGTTTAGGATTTGTATATTATTGTGTGAATGAATAATCTTACAATCTTTAGATCCATATTTATAGTAGGTTCAAAATCCTATTTACTTTTTCCTATATGAATACATACTTATCTAAAAAggatatttttctaaaatgaaaAGGTATACTGCAATCCCAGATATAAACCTTGATAGCGAATTTATCTTCCCATCAACTACGTTTGACCCAATGAGTGCTGGACTTTTACCTGTgcataaaagatttaaaaatttcatatgtACACACTAATAATAGTCAAGATCCTGATAGGGCAAAGGCTTTCAACTCTAGTAGATGGGACTTCTTTATCATCTGTCTCACGGCCCATAATTTGCCTTCTGTTTATAAATGGACGACTACATGATTACTTCGGAAGTCGATGGGAagattcaaattatttttctaaaatgaaaAGGTATACTGCAATCAAGGTTTATATCTGGGTTATCACGTAAATCCTAGTTATAGTAGGTTCAAAATCCTATTTACTTTTTCCTATATGAATACATACTTATCTACGCTGCCATATGGTATTGTCCACGAGAATACTAGAACTCATGGTTGGACATGTGTTGGATGATGATTTGATGGACCCAAAGGCTACTAGCTCTTTGGTCGATGGGTGGTTTCTTCACAGAAAGAGGATGGGTTTTCCCTTAGTTATTCACTACAGATGAGATTGATAAGAACTTAGATGTTTATTGATTACTAACCGCCCAACCACTAAGCCCAATCTTGAGTCTCACAAGTCGAAAAACAAGCCTTTCCAAGATTCCTCACAGAATGCCCTAATGAAACAAACTAACGAGCCTTTTATATCTAAGACTCGTATacaacttttctatttttataaatagtaatattagCCAGCTCATCACTTCTTTAAACTTCCTTATTCAcgttctgtttcttcttccttgtcACGTAAACCCTTAATGGCATATCAATACCCCCGGGATGAAGAACGAGCTTGTCCTCAAGCGCAAAACTTGGAAATTGTTGTTTCAACTCTTTCAAAAGCATCCAAGAATTGTCATGAGAGGGTAAATTCTTCCAAGAAACCAAGACCTCCAAGTGACCTTCCTCATTATAACGTGTCTCTAACAACTCGTGGGGTTCCACCACCAATTCATCGTCATGAGATAAGATCGGGGGAAGTGGCAAGATTGTTTTCCCTTGACCAATCACTGGTTTCAACTAGGAAACATGAAAGACAGGATGCACTTTCGAATCAACTGGCAGCCGTAGTTTATAAGCCACTTGTCCAATCCTCTCCATCACCTCATAAGGACCATAATAGCGAGCTGCTAGCTTCTGGCATATACATCTGCTCACACTCTGCTGCCGATATGGTCGCAACTTCAAATACACCAACTGACCCACGTCAAAGACAAAATCTCTCCTTCTCTTATTAGCATTGTTCTTCATCACTTCTTGTGTACGCAACAAATGCTGCTTCACGTCTGCTAAcaactcatctctctcttttaaCATCTTCTCCAACTCAAAGTTGTTCGTCGACCCTTCCTCAAAACGAAGAAAAGATGGTGGATCGCGCCCATAAACCATTTTGAAAGGCGTGCACTGAGTCGCTGTATGGAAAGAGGTATTATACCACCGTTCAGCCCAAACCAAGTATCTTGCCCACATTTTCGGGTGAGATGAAGCAAAGCAACGCAAGTAAGTTTCGAGACAGCGGTTCAGTACCTCGGTTTGCCCATCTGACTGCGGGTGAAATGCTGTGCTGAAACGCAAACGAGTACCAGATGCTTTAAAACAATCCTTCCAGAACCCACTGAGAAACACTTTATCTCGATCAGACACGATCGAACGAGGATATTCGTGCAATCTGACAATCTCGTGAATAAACTTCTTAGCCACATCAGAAGCAGTAAACGAATGCTTCAAGGTCATAAAATGACTGTATTTACTCAGCATGTCTACCACAACAAAGATGACAGTCACACCTTGAGAAGATGGAAGTCCTTCAATGAAATCCATTGAAATATCTTCCCAAATCTGCTGCGGTATATCCAATGGTTGTAACAGTCCAGCTGGTGAGAGTGTACTATATTTGTGGGTTTGACACACTTCACAAGCCGCCACATACTCTTGGATTTGCTTCCTCATACTACTCCAATAGAACACTGCTCGTATACGCTTCAGCGTTTTCAAGATACCAGAATGACCTCCTAACAAGCTATCATGATATTCTCGCAGTATTAATGGAATGTAAACAGAGTCCGAAGGAAGAACCAAACAGCCTTTATAGTAAAGCTTGCCCTGCAGCATTGCATAACCTGCTTTTACCGTCTCTCCACGGCTCAGTTTAGCAAGTAATCCTTGAATCTATTCACTCTTGTCCAACTCTGCATATATATCTTGAACCTGTAATGACGATGGCAGTGTAAGAGCAAAGTAGCAAGACCTCACTTCCACTGCTGAATATTGAACTATGCGAGACAGACCATCAGCAACCTTATTCTTTGTGCCCACTTTATACTCTATATCAAAATCGCAGCCCATGATTCTTGTCAACCACCTTTGATAATCCAATGTAACCTCTCTCTGCtctaaaagatattttaaactTTGCTGATCTGTTCTGACAATAAATATTCTTCCCAGTAAATAGTGTCTCCATTTTTGAATTGATAGAACAATTGCCATGAGTTCCCTTTCATAGATGGGTTTGAGCTGCTCCTTATCAGTCAAAGAATGACTGAAGTACGATATTGGATGTTTTCCCTGCATCAATACAGCCCCGAGACCATAACCTGAAACGTCTGATTCTATAATAAAGACTTGTGTGAAATCAGGAAGCGCCAAAACTGGTGTGGTAGTCATCGCCACTTTCAAAGCATCAAACACAGACTATGCGACCTGAGTCCACAAAAACAGCTCCTTTTTTAACAATTCCGTTAGAGGTTTAGCGATCATCCCATAACTCTGCACAAACCTTCGATAGTAACCCGTCAAACCAAGAAACCCACGCACATCTTTAACCGTTCTTGGGGTAGGCCACTTAACAACTGCTTCAATCTTTTGAGGATCTGTAGAAACACCATGCGCAGAAATACAATGACCAAGATACTCCACCTGTTGTTGGCCAAATGCACACTTTTTCTTATTAGCAAAGAGCTTATGTTTCTCAAAGACTTTGAACACTTCTTCCACATGCACGATATGCTCCTCTATTGTTGAACTAAAGACCAAGATGTCATCAAAAAATACCAACACAAACTTTCTCAAAAATCTTTGAAACACCTCATTCATCAAAGATTGAAAGGTAGCTGGAGCATTCATCAAACCAAATGGCATTACTCTGAATTCATTGTGCCCCTCATGAGTTCGAAAAGCTGTTTTCTccacatcttcttctttcatcCGGATTTGATGATAGCCAGACCTCAAATCcaactttgtaaaatatttagcGCCATTGAGTTCATCTAAAAGTTGATCGATCATGGGAATAGGATACTTATCTGGAACTGTTGCTCTGTTTAACATCCTATAATCCACACAGAACCGCCAGCTTTTATCTTTTTTCAAACCAAAAGAACCGGACTTGAATAGGGACTATGACTTGGTCTTATGATACCAGTCTCCAGCATCTCTAACACACTCTTCTCCATAACCTCCTTATGCACCTGCGGGTACCTGTAAGGTCGTACACTCACCGGACCTAAACCAGGGTACAATGTGATGCCATGTTCATGACCCCGCACTGGTGGAAGCTCTGTTGGTTCTTGAAACATGTGATCAAACTTCGCTAAAACAGCCAACAACTCCTCTGGCACGTCTTTACTAGCTTGTGACATTTTCAAGGATTTCATTGGTCGTTGGAGCAAAGGGTCACCCAACAAAGTTACCTGCTTGCCGTTATACCAGAATACATATTCATGTTTCTCCCTGTCGATCTGGCACTTCCCTAAAGTTCTCAACCAATGCATTCCCAGGATGACATCAATATTTCCCAAGTCCAAGACGATAAAATCAGTTGTAAAAGTCACTCTTTGAAGATTTATCTGCACACTTCTGCAAACTCATGTACCATTCACGGATACTCCCGTACCAAGCAAGACTTCCAAGCCTTGTGCTCTATCAATCTTCAGTTTCAACTGCTCTACCATCATTGGGGAGATGAAGTTATGAGTAGCCCCACTATCCAACATGACCACCATAGTATGTTTCTTGATGATCCCTTTTAATTTTGTTGTAGTAGGAGAATCAATCCCATAAAAAGACTGTAGCGAAATAGTCTTTAACTGCGGCTCCCAAACTATATCATCCTCATCCAGCTCTGCACTTTCAGCGTCAATAAGCTCCATATCCATGTCGTTAATCACTGTCAGCACTCGCAAAGACGCATTAGGACATACATGCTGTCTATTCCACTTCGCGTCACAAGTAAAACAATGCCCCAAGCGTTTCTTTTCAGCAATCTGAGCTTCTGTCAAACGGAGTGTTGGTCTTGTATTTGTAGGTTGCTTTGTTTGCTGATTCTTTTCTTGTGGACTCTTCTCCTGCGGTGTCTGTTTCTGTTTCCACCCCGTGTGAGGAGTGAAACTAGAATAAGATTTTGACACATTTGATGGTCCTCCCACTTTATTGTTGCTACGTTGCATCTCCTTTTGTACAACGCTAAACAGAGAACTTGATTCCATCTGATAAGCCGTTGATATCATATCTGGCAAGTCAACTGGTTTGCACATAGGCACCACCTCACGCATCTCGGGAGACAAACCATTCATAAAAATCCCTTCCTTCTGAGTATCTGATAAGCCAGAAACTTGAGTAGACAGATCTTCAAATTTATGTATATACTCAGCAACGTTTCCGGTTTGTTGAACATTGAAGAACGGTTGACTTGGATCTCGCAATTTCACCTTACTGAATCTTGCAAACAACCGCTGCTTGAAGTCCATCCAATTCACAAACCGGTGCCTCATAATCTCACTATTGAACCGGCTCAAAACATCACCACTCAGACTCACCGAAACCAATTCAAGTTTCGTCGTCTCGCTGTAACCACCAATCCTGAAATATCTCTCCGCCAAGGCAATCCACCCATACGCATCTTCTCCATTGAACAATGGTAACTCAATACGACGTATCAAGCTATCACGATCATCCATCAATCGCGGTCTATCCGTATCAGACCGAAGAGTACTGCCAGGTTCAAGGTCATAATCACGTACTTGATTAAGACCGTTTTGCGGACTCTCCTTAAGATCGTCGATCACTGGTAGAACTAGAGCCTTCGTCAACAGATTGCAAAGTTCGGAAAACTTTTCCTCTAAGCTTGTCATCGAAGCTCGTAACTGCACTGTTGCTTCCTGCTGTTCGGCGTAGTTCGACGCCACTGTCTGAGCAAGCGATTCCAACGCCGTCGATCTAGTCATCATCACGATTGTTCGATCCAGAACGCTCTCAGGCACCAATTTGATAAGAACTTAGATGTTTATTGATTACTAACCTCCCATTCACCCTCTTTTAGTCTCCACAAATCAGAGCACTAATGTTGAGTCTCACAAGTCGAAAAACAAGCCTTTCCAAGATTCCTCACAGAATGCCCTAATGAAACAAACTAACGAGCCTTTTATATCTAAGACTCGTATacaacttttctatttttataaatagtaatattagCCAGCTCATCACTTCTTTAAACTTCCTTATTCACGTTCTGTTTCCTCTTCCTTGTCACGTAAACCCTTAATGGCATATCAGAGATATCCACGAGTGTAACCTTGTTTACTGATGGTTATGGTATTCGTGTAAGTAAAAGGGTCTTACGAATATTCACAACCGAATAAATAGAACAACTCTCTTTACGAGATTTTAGATTAAAGTAGTCTATTGCTTAAGGCAAAACATGGGTACAACTAATGTTTATATACAAGAAACTAAAATTCCTAATACTTGATtgatgaaaatgatttttttttctctatttccAACTCTATATTTTCATCATCCATTTCCAAGCCATTTATTGCCATTTCAGTTCGTCCAACTCACTTTTTTATCACACTGGATCTAACtgtccatttttttttatcatttctaCTTGTCCAATCAATTTCCTATCTAAAAAAGTTTCTCCATTCGATTTCCTGACCAATCATTGTTGCTCCATACTCTACGAAGGCCAATTCATGGGCCATTTGTCTTTTCTCAGTCCAAAACCTCATGTACCAAACCAAATCGCTTTCCATAAAGTCCATAAGGTCGTGCATTGTCCCATTGTCTAACTGGTTTTTCATTGTCTTGAAATCCTTGAAGTTTAGGCTGCTCCAGATCGCATCATTGATATCTCATGGTTTTATGTGTGTCCATGATATAAGTcatgttttaaagtttttatgtaTGTTTTGATTCTGTTATGAGTCATTATAAGTGCATATACGTTTTGGACAAGATTTGAGAGTCTGGAGAACTTGAGAGATTGGGGAGATTGTAGCTGAAAAGACCAAGTTGGAATCGATATTTGGAGCTGGTGTCAATCGACACCAATCATGTAAAAAAATTTCCGATGATTATTAAACAAGTTTTAGCGTTGAAGATTGTCCCAAAGTTCCATTATTTGAAAttaagtcttttttttgttctagaCTTTATTTAGATTTCTGAGAGTCTTATATTTCATTATTCATACTTGGGGAGAGCTTTATGAGAGAAAACCAGAACTCAGTAGAGAAAAGATTTCAAACTCCCTTACTTACTCTTTTGATTTCTTTATGCAGTTTATTCATATAATGATTTGTGTTTTATTGATCATGTTTGAATAATCTGCATGTTAGATTTAGGTTCGTCAAGGGTTAATGTTGAATTATTAGACTGAAGAATTGTTAAGCTAACCATATAACTCTTCATCGGGATTTTTTTCAATGCTTATTCTAAATTGACAACCTGGAATTCAGATATTAGGATAATTGGTTGGTAGACATGAAAGAGTTattaatttcttaaataatttttatatgagAAAAATATCTATCTTCAAAGAAATTTGGTTTATGGATTTTTTTAACTTATCAAACATGTGTTCAATGCTAGTCTGAACTGATTGAATTCATGAAGAGATTTGGAATATTAAGAACTAGACATAGATCATCTCTTTAGTGAAAGTTGGTTGATTTTattgttgttcttccagttcgaaaaatgttattaataaaCCCTTAACAACTTGTTTGATCTTCAATTTTGATTTATCTATGAATTTTCCTTAAACTATTTCCTTTCTTAATCGTTTACAACTGTTTATTGCAttacatcttttatttttagcttaatttgAAACTGAAGTCTATTGAGTGATCCATAATATTCTATATGGATTTGACCCTCTAAATACTGCATTGCACCTCTGAATTTACAGAGTAGCTCATATGTATAATTTCAGCATATCAAATTTTGGCGATGTTGCCGCAGACTCTTTGATTCACCATTAGATTAGGTGTAGAATTTAGactattttttttctgtttgctTACAGTTATTTCCATTTTACATGATTGTTTGAGGTCTATGCATTATAGTACCAGGAGCAACAAGGAAACACAACTTTTGAATATCTGAGTTCATGCTAGTTATAGTTAATAAATGCTTCTAAATTTTTGAAACATGATGCTCTTTTCATATCGAGTTTTAGGCCATTAAAGTGAAAAGCTTACCAACCGAGTAGTATCAATTGATAAAAAGACTCTCTCTTAAGTTTTAAGAGAGTTTGAATTTTGTGAATATTGTTACTTTGGTGATTAGTTTAAAATTGTGGGTTCTCAGATCTTTTTATTATGTACTTTTTAGTCAATTACACAGTTTTAACGATAAAATATGATTTGCTTTTGTATGAGGTTATGAGCCTTTTGTATTGTTTATTCTTGTTCGGAAAGTAAGTATTTTTTTAGGATTAGGCTTGGTTATCTTGGGGATATATTATTAGTAACGTTGTTTGAGATAAATACCAAAAGCATAAACAATCATTAAATCTTTTTTCCCTTGGGATCATTTGATTATACATGTGTTTGATTCCTTCAGGAAGTGAAGAAGCACCGTATGATCTCTtagactcttcttcttcttcttcttcttcttcactcatTTTCATACCCAAAAAGTCTTCTCCATTGAAACCATCTTAATAGAATCATATCTCTGCATCTTAAGGAGATTTCATGTTCCGTTTACCCCATATTTCTTTGGTGCTTATCCCTTTCATAAGATGGTGTAAAAGTAGTGATCGTATCAACTAGGATAACCTGAAAACACAAAGAAGTTATATGTTTTGAGGAAAAACTTTGCAAAATAGCTTTACATAATTAATTCACAAATCgttattaaaaattttcaaattagatTCTATCTAGGATCAAAAATGagatttaacttttttttgttttgaaaaaaatgagatTTACCTATTGTTTTTTTCATATGTCATTCTCCTACTTTTTTATTTGCTCTTTTAAATTTACTTGATTTTCAAACAACATCATTTATTCGAGTTACAACGAAAGaaatctttgatttttttatcaaGATTCATGTGcaattagattttatatttgaaaaactaaaaaactaTACTAAACAAATATTTGCTAGAACAACCCATGATTAGAGTCATGACAATGAATATGAACATTtgatttcattttatatagataGAATAGTATAATAAaccattattttataataaatcatataatacAGCAAATGTTCAATCAAGATAACTTAACCACGTCATTATGATGACGAAGGACTTTCAACTTCAGCAGAACATCTATTCCAAACCTCATTGGTTCTGAAAGAAACTTGAGAAGCAAAGCGTTTAAGTTGATACAATCGAAACACGAACTTTCTAAACTCCATGTAGCATTCTTTTCCAGCTCTTACTACCTTCAGACAACACTCTCTCGAAACAGGTTCATTCGTAAGAATCTCTTTAACAACATCTTCATTACATTTCCCAATACCACTGGACCCCATCTTGTCCCCACAAGTTGTGAGATATGCTACGTATTTTGGTGGCAAGTTCTCGAGGATATAAATATTGTAATCCTGTGAAGCCGGCGATATCTCCCTCAATGCTTCCATCTCGGGACCGGGATTGACCAATGGTTCGTCGTTAACATCTTTTTGGCCGAAACTTGGATACGCATATGATACTAAAGTGGTAATAATGATAAATGCCACAAAAAGTGTCTTCATCTTCATTATGTATTATTACTTTTAACTTTCTTATTTGAATTGTTTTCTTTCTCATATTAACATGATCTAtaagtatgtatatatatatagtaatcaACTAGTTTTGAATGTTATTTCTGCtgatttgtattaattttttaaaaataaacgtTTTCTAGTTGTTTTGAAACAACACaatttcttaattaattacTTCAGTTTTCAGTTAGTTCTAAGAATTACTTTTAAAGTTGACTTCTATGTTTCACACATTAACtgttaatttaataatatttcacttATGTCACATAATGTAACTAACAGAATCTTGGATCAATGTTTCTTGAAATCATTACATGGTCTAAACATACCGGTGATTTCAGAAAGGCAAAAATGAATTGTAGAAGAAACATCTATGCGATCCCACGTTTTCTCAGTTTGGATCTTCACAAACCGTGTCTCAGTGTGCTGCTTTGGCAATATACTCAAGTGTGTATTATCCATCACCTGCAAGGCTGCAACAAAAAAAGGAAgtttacatttataaaaatacactCCTGAATCTTATGCTACCATATATGTATAGTAGTCACAGACAAGAGACAAGATCATACATGAACCTAGAAGCAAGTCAGTAACACGAAAAGAGAGATTTTTTtaagacttattcttgggttcaccacttagggtgaacctctagttcaccaaccaataggattgtGTCATTTAAGAttcagtatatttttaaaaaggaaacaaaatattatcgaattatattatactttcaaaataaaaattaaataaaattactaatcacaaaaacaaagcaatttaatctaaaaaaaaatatttttaaaaaatatttttaacgctcccaacaaacattaaatcttagacttttggataaatcttaaattttaagatttatccaaaaattTCGGATTTACcgaagggtttagggtttacacAAGGGTTtatagggtttaggattaggatttagggtatagtttattgttgattgtgttataaatagttttttttaaaatcaaagttttataatttatctaaaggtttactaaaggatttaaggtttaacatttagagattagtgtttttgtggtattattttttttgaaaaaaaatacttattttttgcatttagtattattttattttatttttactttattttttatttttaaaacgtaatATAATTTGGCAATATTTTGTCTCCTTTTTCAAAAatgtcaaatttaaaataactaaattctattggttggtgaatttataggttcaccctaggggatgaacccaagaataactatttttttaaaggaaaggTGAAACCTGGCTCGGACTCCGGCTTCCAAACCACAAGCGAAAATCCCTAGCACTGCCGCAGATTGCATGAGTATCCTCTCAGAGTAATTATAAGTTAAGGTGAGAATAGCTTCGAGTTTAAGCAACAAGAGCTTTTGATATGGTTTCTGGTTATCTGGATTTTGACCTCGAGAAGGGATTTGATTAGTGGAAAATTGGTTCATCTTTCAGAATTTGAATCAGATTCAAACCTAGACCatataaatttttctttctgATGAGAGTCGTAGAAGAACcataaaaagagaaaacataTTTGAAGAAAGTcaaaaatccaaacaaaaaatgtccaattttttttaccaTGAAACTAGATTCTAATAAAATACCATGAACACTGAATAACAGGTGATTTGAATTCCTTCCTACAAATACTCAAtccaataacagtggatttcaccTAAAATTTGAACTCCAATAATTTCCATTGAATTCACTAATTCAATAACACCCCCTTAGTTTATCTTCTAATTGGAGGATTTCGTCTTCCATAAAAGTGGTTTACTGCATCAAAACCTTTTCATGGAGATTTTATGGGTAAAATCTCA is part of the Raphanus sativus cultivar WK10039 chromosome 5, ASM80110v3, whole genome shotgun sequence genome and harbors:
- the LOC108858430 gene encoding protein DOWN-REGULATED IN DIF1 11-like translates to MKMKTLFVAFIIITTLVSYAYPSFGQKDVNDEPLVNPGPEMEALREISPASQDYNIYILENLPPKYVAYLTTCGDKMGSSGIGKCNEDVVKEILTNEPVSRECCLKVVRAGKECYMEFRKFVFRLYQLKRFASQVSFRTNEVWNRCSAEVESPSSS